From the genome of Gemmatimonadaceae bacterium:
GGCAAGCCGCCGCGACAGCTCTACCGGCTCACAGCGACCGGCCGGGCACAGGCACGCCGGGCGCTGGAACGGGCGCACGCATCCTGGTTGCCGGCTCCCTCAGCGCGCGAGACCTGAGCATGAACGCATTCACTCCGATGGAGCGTGCGACGCGCCGCCTGGCCGGGCTGGTGGACCCTCGCCACGAGGATCTCGTTCGAGGGATGCTCGCCGAGTCGGCCGCGATTCCCGATGAGGCCGAACGGCGGCGCTTTCGCGTGGGCGTCCTGTTCACCGTCTTGCGACTGGCGGTAAGCGCGCAGGCGACCGCTCTGCTGGTCGATATCGGCGTGTTCGCCCCGGAGGTGAGCGGCGTCGCGCGGGGCGGGGTGAACCCGACCCTTGCACCGAGGGAGCTTCTGAGGCGGCACGTGAGTCCGTTCGTTGCGTCGCTGGGTGTGCTCACGGCGCTCCAGCTCACGAACTACGCGACGCGCGCCGTACCTCAGCTGGGTGGCGGCGTGGCGGGGCCCGGCGCGATGGCCAGACTGCTCATGCTCTCGGTGCCGTTCATCCTGGCGATGACCCTCCCGATGGGCGTCTACCTGGCGGTCGCATGGGTGTTCACGCGACTCGGTGACACAGAGCCTGGTGCTGACGCCACACGAGGCCGTGGCCGACTGCGACGCCTGCTCGCTCCAGTGCTTTCTGCGGCGGCTGCGCTCTCGCTGCTGGCGCTCATCTCCAACACGCAGGTCCTTCCCTACGCGAACCACCAGCTTCGTCTTGCGATGTCGCCGCGGCCATCCACAGCCCCGACGGCGCAGTTCAAAAGTGATCGCGAGATGACCGTCGGCGAGCTGCGCGCGGCGGCCCGTGACGCGCGCGCATCAGTACACCCGAGCGCGCGCGCCATGGCGCCCGCGTATGAGGTGGAGATTCACAAGAAGTACGCGCTGGCGGCTGCGTGCATGGTGCTGGCACTGGCAGCTGCCGCGTTCGGCGTGCGGTTCCCCGGCGCCGGCCCCGTGCGTGTGGCCGCCTCGAGCCTCGTGGTATTCGTGGGCTACTACGTGTGCCTCGTAGCCGGCGAGCAACTCGTCGATGCGCGGAGGTTGCCGCCGGCAATGGGTATGTGGTTCGCGAACGTGGTGCTGCTCCTTGTTGCGGCCACCGTGCTCAGGCCGTCGCGATCGCCATCCGCGTGACCGTCGCGCGAACGATCCCGCGCGCACGGGAGAACGGCGACCGCACGGTGGACGTCGGCGCGTTCCCCGAGCGTCATGCAGTCGGCGGCGGTCAGTGCTCGCCGCCTCGCCGCGGTGTATCGTCCCGTGACTCCTTCCTGAAGACACTGCCGATGGTCTTCCCGATCCGCTGCACGGCATCGATGCCCATCTGCAGTGGCTCGGCGTTGAAGTCCGAGTAGTCCTCGATGCCGTGTCGCCCGATGGGCTGATGCGGATAGATGACCACGCGGTTGTTCGAGGCAAAGTACTTCTCCAGCTTCGCCGGTAGGTTGTCCAGCACGCCGAGGTAGGACGTGGATCCCTTTCGTGCCGACACGAGCACGAGGAGGTCCGACGGGCGCACGTCGCGCGCGAGAATCAGGAAGTCCTCCCAGTCCTCGAAGGGAATGACGCCGAGCGCCACGGTCGACCTGGCGCGCTCCATCGCTTTTGTCACCGCCTCGCCGGTCGCTGCGTTGCAGTGCACCACCACCGGCAATGACAGCTCCTGCGCCAGCTTCCAGAGCTTCCCCGTCCATTGCTCAAAGCCCTGCTCGTATTCAGCGAGCGGCGGCACCACGCACACGAGTCGCTTGTGCGTCACCAACGGCTCGGCGATATGGGCCACGAACACCGCCTTATCCACGTTCTGCAGGATCGCGCCGAGCTTCGTTTCGCCCAGCAGGCGATCGAGAAACCCCGTACGCTTGGGCCAGCGCAGGACGATCAGATCCACCATCGCTTCGCGCGAGGTGCGCACGATGCCGCTGGCGATGTTGTGGTCGATCGTGGTCACGACGTTCAGCTTCACCTCGGACGCCGCCGCCTGCCTGACGAACTCGTCCAGCTTGTTGCGTACCTTGAGGATGTTGAGCTCGGCTTCGCTGTCGTTGGAGACCACGGTGAGGATCGACAGCGGTTCCGTGGACGCCTTGTCCTTGAGCAGGATTGCGAACTCCAGCTGCTTCTCGATGGTCGCGATGGCGGCGCTGGGGAGCAGGATGCGCTCCCCGGGCTGCGTGGTCGCCGGGAGCAGGTCGCTGCCGTCCTCGGGTGATTCCACCACCACGCGTCGTGCCGCGCGCTCGGTCGCAAAGGAGGCGACCGTGCAGGTGACCAGGATCAGCAGGATGGTGCCGTTGAGGATGTTTTCGTCGAGGATGTTCTCCCGGTACCCCACGAGGATTACGGCCAGCGTGGCCGCGGCGTGTGCGCCGCTCAGACCGAAGATCAGGCCGCGCTGCGACCGGCTGTAGCTGAACACG
Proteins encoded in this window:
- a CDS encoding LptF/LptG family permease: MNAFTPMERATRRLAGLVDPRHEDLVRGMLAESAAIPDEAERRRFRVGVLFTVLRLAVSAQATALLVDIGVFAPEVSGVARGGVNPTLAPRELLRRHVSPFVASLGVLTALQLTNYATRAVPQLGGGVAGPGAMARLLMLSVPFILAMTLPMGVYLAVAWVFTRLGDTEPGADATRGRGRLRRLLAPVLSAAAALSLLALISNTQVLPYANHQLRLAMSPRPSTAPTAQFKSDREMTVGELRAAARDARASVHPSARAMAPAYEVEIHKKYALAAACMVLALAAAAFGVRFPGAGPVRVAASSLVVFVGYYVCLVAGEQLVDARRLPPAMGMWFANVVLLLVAATVLRPSRSPSA
- a CDS encoding cation:proton antiporter, producing the protein MSQFLAHLGQEFQLPLQNPVLVFALILSIILLAPIVLKRLNIPGIIGLIISGVIIGPHALNLLDNNAAINLFSTIGLLYIMFIAGLELDLNEFRAHRNKSLLFGLFTFAIPLAIGYPVCRYLLGYDFNASLLTASMFATHTLVAYPIVSRLGVSKNQAVAVTVGGTILTDTAVMIVLAVIAGNNRGTLDSQFWVRLVLSLAAFSAVMFLVAPRVAKWFFRTLENEKHSHYIFVLTVVFLAAFMAELIGIEAIIGAFVAGLALNRLIPHSSALMNRIEFIGNALFIPFFLISVGMLVDVGVLASGNRALIIAAVLTVVAIAGKWLAAWLTQVVFSYSRSQRGLIFGLSGAHAAATLAVILVGYRENILDENILNGTILLILVTCTVASFATERAARRVVVESPEDGSDLLPATTQPGERILLPSAAIATIEKQLEFAILLKDKASTEPLSILTVVSNDSEAELNILKVRNKLDEFVRQAAASEVKLNVVTTIDHNIASGIVRTSREAMVDLIVLRWPKRTGFLDRLLGETKLGAILQNVDKAVFVAHIAEPLVTHKRLVCVVPPLAEYEQGFEQWTGKLWKLAQELSLPVVVHCNAATGEAVTKAMERARSTVALGVIPFEDWEDFLILARDVRPSDLLVLVSARKGSTSYLGVLDNLPAKLEKYFASNNRVVIYPHQPIGRHGIEDYSDFNAEPLQMGIDAVQRIGKTIGSVFRKESRDDTPRRGGEH